One Tessaracoccus lacteus DNA window includes the following coding sequences:
- a CDS encoding cadmium resistance transporter, giving the protein MILSSVLQAIGLFIATNIDDIIVLSLFFARGVGQRGTTARILVGQYLGFAGILGASVLVTLGAGAFLPPEVIPYFGLIPLGLGLWAAWQAWRNRGADDDDEAKVEGKKVGVWTVAGVTFANGGDNIGVYVPVFLSVGPAAVVAYCIVFLALVAALVGLGKFVATRRPIAELLERWEHILFPIVLIGLGIFILVSGGAFGL; this is encoded by the coding sequence ATGATCCTGTCCTCCGTCCTGCAGGCGATCGGCCTATTCATCGCCACGAACATCGATGACATCATCGTGCTCTCACTGTTCTTCGCCCGAGGCGTGGGCCAGCGCGGGACCACCGCCCGAATCCTGGTCGGACAGTACCTCGGGTTCGCTGGCATCCTGGGCGCTTCCGTGCTGGTGACGCTCGGGGCGGGAGCGTTCCTGCCGCCAGAGGTCATCCCCTACTTCGGACTCATTCCGCTGGGGTTGGGACTTTGGGCTGCGTGGCAAGCCTGGCGCAACCGCGGTGCCGACGATGACGATGAGGCAAAGGTCGAGGGCAAGAAGGTTGGGGTGTGGACGGTGGCCGGGGTGACCTTCGCCAACGGCGGGGACAACATCGGCGTCTACGTCCCGGTCTTCCTCAGCGTGGGCCCAGCGGCCGTGGTGGCGTACTGCATCGTGTTCCTCGCCCTGGTCGCCGCCCTCGTCGGCCTGGGCAAGTTCGTCGCCACCCGCCGACCGATCGCCGAACTCCTGGAACGCTGGGAACACATCCTGTTCCCGATCGTGCTCATCGGCCTGGGCATCTTCATCCTCGTCAGTGGTGGTGCCTTCGGCCTCTGA
- the merA gene encoding mercury(II) reductase, whose amino-acid sequence MTWHTEVDLVVIGTGGAAMSAAIHARLEGASVVAIESGTLGGTCVNVGCVPSKTLLAAAHTRHSALTNRFSGVPSSAGMVDLSALIEQKDDLVGMLRQTKYADIAAAYGFDILPGTATFTDAGTLLVDGRPVRAKSYLVATGAEPHVPAIPGLEQVDYLTSTTAMELTELPASLVVIGGGFVGLEQAQLFARLGVEVTVIGRLAPHAEPELSSELRKAFLAEGISVIGDRAATITQHEGLVQVTTRNGKDATGERVLVATGRTPRTEGLNLPAAGIATDERGFVIVDEQQRTTNPAVFAAGDVTDVPQYVYVAARTGKIAAHNALGHDERVDYTGLPSVLFTSPQLASAGITEASAIAAGYRCACRFLRLSDVPRAIANHDTRGGIKVVADADTGKVLGIHALADTAGEMMLAATYAITAGFTVTQLADTWAPYLTMAEGIRLTANLFRNELPTSCCA is encoded by the coding sequence GTGACATGGCACACGGAGGTTGATCTCGTGGTGATCGGGACGGGCGGGGCGGCGATGTCCGCAGCGATCCACGCGCGCCTCGAGGGGGCCAGCGTGGTCGCCATCGAATCGGGAACCCTCGGCGGTACCTGCGTGAACGTGGGTTGTGTGCCGTCCAAGACGCTTCTCGCGGCCGCGCACACCCGGCACTCCGCCCTCACGAACCGGTTCTCAGGCGTCCCCAGCTCTGCTGGGATGGTCGATCTCAGCGCGCTCATCGAGCAGAAGGATGATCTGGTTGGGATGCTCCGCCAGACCAAGTACGCCGACATCGCCGCTGCCTACGGGTTTGACATCCTCCCGGGCACTGCAACGTTCACAGACGCTGGAACCCTGCTCGTGGATGGACGACCGGTGCGCGCGAAGTCGTATCTCGTCGCCACCGGCGCCGAGCCGCACGTGCCGGCAATCCCTGGGCTTGAGCAGGTTGATTACCTCACGTCGACCACAGCGATGGAACTGACGGAACTGCCCGCGTCGCTCGTGGTGATCGGCGGTGGCTTCGTCGGCCTGGAACAGGCGCAGCTGTTCGCCCGGCTCGGAGTAGAGGTCACCGTCATCGGTCGGCTCGCCCCGCACGCCGAACCGGAACTGTCATCCGAGCTCCGCAAGGCCTTCCTGGCCGAGGGGATCAGCGTCATCGGCGACCGCGCAGCCACGATCACCCAGCACGAGGGCCTGGTCCAGGTGACGACCCGCAACGGGAAGGACGCGACCGGTGAACGTGTCCTCGTTGCCACCGGTCGCACCCCGCGCACCGAAGGGCTCAACCTTCCTGCTGCGGGTATCGCGACCGACGAGCGCGGCTTCGTCATCGTAGACGAGCAGCAGCGGACCACGAACCCGGCTGTGTTCGCCGCCGGTGACGTCACTGACGTGCCCCAGTACGTGTACGTCGCCGCGAGGACTGGGAAGATCGCCGCGCACAACGCCCTGGGTCACGACGAGCGAGTCGACTACACCGGGTTGCCGTCTGTGCTGTTCACCTCACCCCAACTGGCCTCCGCCGGGATCACCGAAGCCAGCGCCATCGCCGCCGGATACCGGTGCGCCTGCCGATTCCTACGACTTTCCGACGTGCCCAGGGCCATCGCCAACCACGACACACGCGGCGGCATCAAGGTCGTCGCCGACGCCGACACCGGCAAAGTCCTCGGTATCCACGCCCTCGCCGACACCGCTGGGGAGATGATGCTCGCCGCAACCTACGCCATCACCGCCGGATTCACCGTCACCCAACTCGCCGACACCTGGGCCCCCTACCTCACCATGGCCGAAGGCATCCGCCTCACCGCGAACCTCTTCCGCAACGAACTCCCCACCTCCTGCTGCGCCTGA
- a CDS encoding heavy metal-responsive transcriptional regulator codes for MKVKSVAEVTMRIGELAGKAKTRASTLRYYEERGLLQPPERTPAGYRNYGDEAVQRLEFIDRARAAGLTLAQTAEILEVRDAGGSPCGHVRDLLDRRLVEIDEQLEQLRLLRTSVADLRANAAQTPPEVCTPESICRYL; via the coding sequence TTGAAGGTCAAGTCGGTGGCCGAGGTGACGATGCGGATCGGGGAACTCGCGGGGAAGGCGAAGACGAGGGCGTCCACGCTGCGGTACTACGAGGAGCGCGGGCTGCTCCAACCGCCGGAGCGCACCCCGGCTGGGTACCGCAACTACGGCGACGAGGCGGTGCAGCGGCTCGAATTCATCGACCGGGCCCGCGCAGCAGGGCTCACTCTCGCGCAAACCGCCGAGATCCTCGAAGTACGTGACGCGGGCGGGTCGCCGTGCGGTCATGTTCGAGACCTTCTCGACCGGCGACTGGTCGAGATCGACGAGCAGCTCGAGCAGCTCCGCCTGCTCCGTACCAGCGTCGCCGACCTACGCGCGAACGCAGCACAGACGCCGCCGGAGGTCTGCACACCCGAGTCGATCTGCCGGTACCTCTGA